One Solanum pennellii chromosome 10, SPENNV200 genomic region harbors:
- the LOC107002716 gene encoding protein WVD2-like 4: protein MESENGVPVEVEKIVVAEEENVDLKNISEKADETPNSSVAKEELSVEDVPKSRASNQHKVSVGGAKKNNKMAKDQANSTGTSSLTRSKKGSMAKSLSFPTRGANADMTRKSIDACTKKSDFKPWIPNGVTHDASHSNGTVSSASRLNPSTKSTSAGVVKSSSPNGSATTSRRTTTGSIPSLRQSLSGKSASAGRIVKKATSEQLNDEKITPTKATSPLKDDDDARSATSSNATRTSAGFSFRLEERAEKRKEFLAKVEERIQAREEEKSNLLAKSKENQEAEVKQFRKSLTFKATPMPCFYKEPPPTVELKKIPTTRAISPKLGRTKNSTSMTNSSESGGSCFSPRVIKEQRKSLVSNKDNVASKGKPVKTSQTTAQSPKTSITKAKPAETKSRLAEAAKISDEKTERNEIQPESEMNRVEDNVARPSNPIVVQAEVSVEG, encoded by the exons ATGGAGTCTGAAAATGGAGTTCCAGTAGAGGTGGAAAAGATTGTTGTGGCTGAGGAAGAAAATGTGGATTTAAAGAACATTAGTGAGAAGGCGGATGAGACGCCAAATTCATCTGTAGCCAAAGAAGAATTGTCTGTTGAGGATGTTCCGAAAAGTAGAGCATCGAATCAACACAAGGTATCAGTTGGTGGTGctaaaaagaacaacaaaatggCTAAGGATCAAGCAAATTCAACAGGCACGTCTTCATTGACTCGTTCGAAAAAGGGAAGTATGGCGAAAAGTCTTTCATTCCCTACAAGAGGCGCCAATGCAGACATGACAAGGAAGAGCATTGATGCTTGTACAAAGAAATCGGATTTTAAACCTTGGATACCAAATGGGGTGACACATGACGCTTCACATTCGAATGGAACAGTCTCGTCAGCTTCTCGTTTAAATCCGTCTACTAAGAGTACATCTGCTGGAGTTGTGAAGagttcaagtccaaatggaAGTGCTACAACAAGCAGAAGGACAACTACAGGATCTATCCCGAGCCTTCGTCAATCGCTG TCCGGGAAGTCTGCTTCAGCCGGTAGAATTGTAAAGAAAGCGACTTCTGAACA ATTAAACGATGAAAAGATTACACCTACTAAAGCTACATCACCTCTTAAAGACGATGATGATGCTCGTTCTGCTACTTCCTC CAATGCAACTCGTACCAGTGCTGGATTTTCCTTCAGATTGGAAGAACGTGCTGAAAAGCGAAAGGAG TTCTTGGCAAAGGTGGAAGAGAGGATACAGGCCCGAGAAGAGGAAAAGAGTAACTTGCTAGCCAAATCTAAG GAAAACCAAGAGGCAGAGGTAAAGCAGTTTAGGAAGAGCTTGACATTTAAAGCTACACCGATGCCTTGCTTCTACAAGGAGCCCCCTCCTACAGTTGAACTGAAGAAG ATACCAACAACACGCGCCATATCTCCTAAGCTTGGAAGAACTAAGAACTCCACATCCATGACTAATAGCTCCGAAAGTGGAGGGTCATGTTTCAGTCCGAGAGTGATCAAGGAACAACGTAAGTCACTCGTATCCAATAAAGATAACGTTGCATCAAAAGGGAAGCCAGTTAAGACTTCACAGACAACAGCTCAATCTCCAAAAACCTCGATCACTAAAGCGAAACCTGCTGAAACAAAATCCAGACTTGCTGAAGCAGCAAAGATTTCGGATGAGAAAACAGAACGAAATGAAATCCAACCTGAGTCTGAAATGAATCGTGTAGAAGACAATGTGGCACGTCCATCAAATCCAATCGTTGTGCAAGCTGAAGTCAGCGTTGAAGGTTAA
- the LOC107032154 gene encoding uncharacterized protein LOC107032154 yields the protein MGWVWINDEPKHSGADDFSAVKEFGNPRSSSGSDGDGGERCATRKVVSTRCRTEETEPGKFIRKCEKTEQTFKDCIGRPSEIVESNKEYSEEDVTDQMTNDSHSIESSVPFDFPGLRSDIENIERSFFSELDRFFEAAEEIKNGFFGAFSIPRVFDDDRSSSPERRGIPIESHPPKPNNTDGDVNISGLDNDI from the exons ATGGGTTGGGTGTGGATCAACGACGAGCCTAAGCATTCCGGCGCCGATGATTTTAGCGCCGTCAAGGAGTTTGGAAACCCTAGATCATCCTCCGGCAGCGATGGTGACGGCGGTGAACGGTGCGCTACCAGGAAGGTTGTGAGCACTCGGTGCCGAACCGAAGAGACTGAGCCCGGCAAGTTCATCAGAAAGTGCGAAAAGACTGAGCAAACTTTTAAGGATTGCATTGGGag GCCTTCTGAGATAGTGGAGTCTAATAAAGAATACTCAGAGGAAGATGTCACGGACCAAATGACAAATGATTCACATTCTATAGAGTCAAGTGTGCCTTTTGACTTCCCTGGGCTGCGTAGTGATATTGAGAATATTGAACGAAGCTTCTTCAGTGAACTTGATCGTTTCTTTGAAGCAGCTGAGGAGATAAAGAATGGCTTCTTTGGTGCATTCAGTATTCCTCGCGTCTTTGATGATGACCGATCATCCTCACCTGAGAGACGTGGTATACCCATCGAATCTCATCCTCCTAAACCAAACAACACCGATGGAGACGTCAATATTTCTGGCCTGGATAATGATATTTGA
- the LOC107002498 gene encoding fasciclin-like arabinogalactan protein 16 codes for MDFQIYGFTNLFLFTITLFFTITSATFQENPKSPISTVPQINSNSILVALLDSHYTELSELVEKALLLQTLEEAVSKHNITIFAPKNEALERDLDPEFKRFLLEPGNLKSLQNLLLFHMIPTRIVSKNWPVRGRVHSTLYAGEENVLQISDKKTEKSVSSAKIIKQDDIVKPDGIIHGIERVLIPKSVQQDFNNRRSLRSISAVLPEGAPEVDPRTHRLKKPVSVPAGAPPVLPVYDALAPGPSLAPAPAPGPGGPHHHFDGESQVKDFIQTLLHYGGYNELADILVNLTSLATEMGKLVSEGYVLTVLAPNDEAMAKLTTDQLSEPGAPEQIMYYHLIPEYQTEESMYNSVRRFGKINYDTLRLPHKVVAEEADGSVKFGQGEGSAYLVDPDIYTDGRISVQGVDGVLFPLEEIKAAPIAAPVAKVVAKPRRGKLMEVVCGTMGSFAFASCH; via the exons ATGGATTTTCAGATCTATGGCTTCACTAATCTCTTTTTGTTCACCATTACACTCTTTTTCACCATTACAAGTGCCACATTTCAAGaaaacccaaaatccccaaTTTCAACAGTGCCCCAAATCAATTCCAACTCCATTCTTGTTGCCCTTTTGGATTCTCACTATACTGAGTTATCTGAGCTTGTTGAAAAAGCCCTTTTGCTTCAAACACTTGAAGAAGCTGTTTCTAAGCACAATATCACCATTTTTGCTCCTAAAAATGAAGCTCTGGAACGTGATTTAGACCCTGAATTCAAGCGTTTCTTGCTCGAACCTGGTAATCTCAAATCTCTACAGAATCTCTTGTTGTTTCACATGATTCCCACTCGCATTGTCTCCAAAAATTGGCCGGTGCGTGGCCGTGTTCACTCCACTTTGTACGCCGGAGAAGAAAACGTCCTTCAAATTTCCGATAAGAAAACAGAGAAATCAGTCAGCTCAGCTAAGATTATTAAACAAGACGATATTGTTAAACCCGACGGAATCATCCACGGTATTGAGCGGGTTTTAATACCCAAATCAGTCCAGCAAGATTTCAACAACCGCCGTAGTCTCCGGTCAATCTCCGCCGTGCTACCGGAAGGAGCACCGGAAGTTGACCCGAGAACCCACCGGTTGAAAAAACCCGTATCAGTACCAGCCGGCGCACCACCTGTGCTGCCCGTATACGATGCTTTGGCGCCGGGGCCATCTCTGGCCCCGGCACCAGCTCCAGGACCCGGAGGACCCCACCATCATTTCGATGGTGAGAGTCAAGTAAAAGATTTCATTCAAACACTACTACATTATGGTGGTTACAATGAATTAGCAGACATTCTTGTGAATCTCACATCATTAGCTACAGAAATGGGGAAATTGGTCTCTGAAGGCTATGTTTTAACTGTTCTGGCGCCCAATGACGAGGCTATGGCTAAGCTGACAACTGATCAGCTTAGCGAGCCTGGGGCGCCAGAACAGATAATGTATTACCATTTGATACCGGAGTATCAAACGGAAGAAAGTATGTACAATTCAGTGAGGAGATttggaaaaattaattatgatacTTTAAGGTTGCCACATAAAGTTGTGGCTGAAGAAGCTGATGGTTCAGTGAAATTCGGGCAAGGCGAAGGATCAGCTTATTTGGTTGATCCTGATATTTATACTGATGGAAGAATCTCTGTGCAAGGGGTTGATGGTGTTTTGTTCCCTCTTGAGGAAATTAAGGCTGCTCCTATTGCTGCTCCTGTTGCTAAAGTTGTTGCAAAGCCAAGAAGAG GAAAGTTGATGGAAGTAGTATGTGGTACAATGGGGTCATTTGCTTTTGCTAGTtgtcattaa
- the LOC107032472 gene encoding calcium-dependent protein kinase 26-like yields MGNNCVHSKFTKGGFFNLFFWRSRSPDMITNKKKPKGIEPSTDKQPEHENSIQNKPPEMVTIDREEPDQEHKKDAHIVKQEKISVDLKPTEAIQPEKSGNTIHEKEIPKESAKPKKPPVKRMLSAGLQVESVLKTKTGLLKEHYDLGEKLGHGQFGTTFLCVEKATGEKYACKSIAKRKLLTPEDVEDVRREIQIMHHLSGNPNVISIKAAYEDGVAVHVVMELCSGGELFDRIVKQGHYTERQAAELARTIVGVVEACHALGVLHLDLKPENFLFVNEKDDSPLKIIDFGLSMFFKPGQIFSDIVGSPYYVAPEVLQKRYGQEADIWSAGVIIYILLTGVPPFWGESEQEIFDEVLRANIDFISDPWPNISGDAKDLVKKMLVRDPKQRLTAHEVLCHPWVKIDGVAPDKPLDSAVLSRLTQFSAMNKLKKMALMVIAESLSEEEIAGLKEMFKMIDTDDSGHITLDELKVGLKQFGADLSETEIRDLMKAADVDNSGTIDYGEFIAAMLHVNKAEKEDYLSAAFSYFDKDGSGYITADELQKACEEFGMKDVRLEEIIQEVDQDNDGRIDYKEFVAMMQKGNANFGNRRLPNNFSIGFRDATKVC; encoded by the exons ATGGGAAATAATTGTGTTCATTCTAAGTTTACAAAGGGTGGGTTCTTCAACTTATTCTTTTGGCGATCTCGATCACCGGATATGattacaaataagaaaaaaccaAAGGGTATAGAACCTTCTACAGACAAACAACCTGAACATGAGAACTCCATTCAGAATAAACCCCCAGAAATGGTGACGATAGACAGGGAAGAGCCCGATCAGGAACACAAGAAAGACGCTCACATAGTTAAACAGGAGAAAATATCAGTTGATTTGAAGCCTACCGAAGCAATACAACCTGAAAAGTCTGGTAATACAATCCATGAAAAGGAAATACCAAAAGAGTCTGCAAAACCGAAGAAGCCACCTGTCAAGAGAATGCTTAGTGCAGGACTCCAGGTTGAGTCTGTGTTGAAAACAAAAACTGGTCTTCTAAAGGAGCATTATGATTTGGGAGAAAAACTTGGACATGGCCAATTTGGGACAACATTTCTTTGTGTTGAAAAAGCAACTGGGGAAAAGTACGCATGTAAGTCGATAGCAAAAAGGAAATTATTGACACCTGAAGATGTGGAAGATGTAAGGAGAGAAATTCAGATAATGCATCACTTATCTGGAAATCCTAATGTCATTTCAATAAAAGCGGCGTATGAGGATGGTGTTGCGGTTCATGTTGTGATGGAACTATGTTCAGGAGGCGAGCTCTTCGATAGGATTGTTAAGCAGGGACATTACACGGAGAGACAAGCGGCTGAGCTTGCAAGGACAATAGTTGGTGTCGTAGAAGCCTGCCATGCTCTAGGAGTGTTGCACTTGGACCTTAAGCCTGAGAATTTTCTCTTTGTCAATGAGAAAGACGATTCACCTCTAAAGATTATAGATTTCGGGTTATCAATGTTTTTCAAGCCAG GGCAAATATTCTCTGATATTGTTGGAAGTCCTTATTATGTTGCTCCAGAAGTTCTACAAAAGCGTTATGGTCAAGAAGCTGATATCTGGAGTGCAGGTGTAATAATTTACATTCTTCTCACTGGTGTACCTCCATTTTGGGGTG AAAGTGAGCAGGAAATATTTGACGAGGTTTTACGTGCCAATATTGACTTCATATCAGATCCTTGGCCTAACATCTCTGGAGATGCGAAAGATCTGGTGAAGAAAATGCTTGTTAGGGACCCGAAGCAACGACTTACCGCACATGAAGTTCTAT GCCATCCTTGGGTGAAGATTGACGGTGTGGCTCCGGATAAGCCTCTTGATTCTGCAGTGTTGAGTCGCTTAACTCAGTTTTCTGCCATGAACAAGCTTAAGAAAATGGCTCTCATG GTTATTGCAGAGAGTCTTTCTGAAGAGGAAATTGCAGGCTTGAAAGAGATGTTCAAAATGATTGACACAGATGACAGTGGACATATTACTTTAGATGAACTGAAGGTTGGACTAAAGCAATTTGGGGCTGATCTTAGTGAGACAGAGATACGAGACTTGATGAAGGCG GCTGACGTTGACAACAGTGGTACCATTGACTATGGGGAATTCATAGCTGCAATGCTTCACGTCAACAAAGCTGAGAAGGAAGATTATCTCTCTGCtgctttttcatattttgacaAAGATGGGAGCGGGTATATTACCGCAGATGAACTTCAAAAGGCTTGTGAGGAATTTGGCATGAAGGATGTCCGCTTGGAAGAAATCATTCAAGAAGTTGATCAAGATAAC GATGGACGGATAGATTATAAGGAGTTTGTGGCGATGATGCAAAAAGGAAATGCAAATTTTGGTAACAGACGCTTGCCCAATAATTTCAGCATTGGATTTCGAGATGCAACAAAGGTTTGCTGA
- the LOC107032339 gene encoding protein MICRORCHIDIA 7-like: MITMPIKQELIDLAEPQITTNTTMHNMVPVNNNGFDDFQESPMKKIKLENPVFIAPLSICPSYSNELVVASPVSVTSCKQFWKAGDYEGKREGNGVFFSGAYDQTVGMDHVRVHPKFLHSNATSHKWALGAFAELLDNAMDEVCNGATYVSVDVMDNKKDKGSKMLLVEDNGGGMTPDRMRQCMSLGYSAKSKLANTIGQYGNGFKTSSMRLGGDVIVFSRGRDRATNMLTQSVGMLSYTFLRSTGKEDIVVPMIDFVKRGGTWEMLVRSSADVWKRNSETIVQWSPYESANDLFQQFELLKGDQGTRIIIYNLWEDEEGGTELDFDTDPHDIQIRGVSRDEKKIEMAKEYPNSRHFLTYQHSLRSYASILYLRLAPGFRIILRGKDVEHHNLVNDMMFSEEITYRPQSVGYESFVATGTIGFVKDAKHHIDIQGFNVYHKNRLIKPFWRVWNAAGSDGRGVIGVLEANFVEPAHDKQGFERTIVLARLEARLQFIQKKYWSSNCHFIGYAKRRNVKNTAVSPDQEQPNAGHTTCNDDGSNLKSSRVERERGPVHSSIKDSPVHETSQVYVGSRKVTQPVQLSVQANQNPFISNVSRRTCHDDTSKSKPTVGEHEKTVQVHSSVQERNQTMSGDQTQQVCRLNRQPDETQENASVPERKSGYPFISNSGYTTCHYDTSKSKSIEHENTVPVHSSVQERNQTMVGDQTQQASKSTRQTLGNSVVKMEDTMPDDMRVESSSTKNSLQQVLHRLQQERARSESLARMLLEVKARAAKEEQSIRQQERARSETLARMLIEERARAAKEEQSLRSKLKDASVITQDLLNKVRLLESSRMIVSCKSER; encoded by the coding sequence ATGATCACCATGCCTATAAAGCAAGAACTCATTGATTTAGCTGAACCCCAAATCACTACAAACACAACTATGCATAATATGGTTCCAGTAAATAATAAtggttttgatgattttcaagaaagtcctatgaaaaaaattaaacttgaaaatCCTGTTTTTATTGCTCCTTTGTCAATTTGTCCATCTTATAGTAATGAATTGGTTGTAGCTTCCCCTGTTAGTGTTACTAGTTGTAAGCAATTCTGGAAAGCTGGAGATTATGAAGGTAAAAGGGAGGGTAATGGGGTTTTTTTCTCTGGGGCATATGATCAAACAGTTGGTATGGATCATGTAAGAGTTCATCCTAAGTTCTTGCATTCGAATGCTACTAGTCATAAGTGGGCATTGGGTGCTTTTGCTGAGCTTTTGGATAATGCAATGGATGAGGTTTGTAATGGTGCTACGTATGTTAGCGTAGACGTGATGGATAACAAGAAAGATAAAGGGAGTAAGATGTTGTTAGTTGAAGATAATGGTGGTGGAATGACACCTGATAGGATGAGGCAATGTATGTCTCTTGGGTATTCAGCGAAAAGTAAGTTAGCAAACACGATAGGTCAATATGGAAACGGTTTCAAGACGAGTAGTATGAGGCTAGGGGGTGATGTGATTGTGTTTTCGCGGGGGAGAGATAGAGCAACGAACATGTTGACACAGAGTGTTGGAATGTTGTCGTATACGTTTTTGAGAAGTACTGGGAAAGAAGATATTGTTGTTCCTATGATTGATTTTGTTAAGAGGGGAGGAACGTGGGAGATGTTGGTTCGGTCTTCAGCTGATGTTTGGAAAAGGAATTCAGAGACTATAGTGCAATGGTCTCCTTATGAGAGTGCAAATGATCTATTCCAGCAGTTTGAATTATTGAAAGGTGATCAAGGGACGCGAATTATCATATACAATCTTTGGGAGGACGAAGAAGGAGGCACGGAGCTTGATTTTGATACTGATCCACATGACATTCAAATCAGGGGTGTTAGTCGAGATGAAAAGAAGATTGAAATGGCGAAAGAATATCCTAACTCGAGGCACTTTCTAACTTATCAGCATTCTTTAAGGAGTTATGCTTCGATTTTGTATTTGAGGCTTGCTCCTGGATTTCGGATAATTTTGAGGGGGAAAGATGTTGAACATCATAATTTGGTAAATGACATGATGTTTTCTGAGGAGATCACATACAGACCACAATCCGTTGGTTACGAATCGTTTGTGGCTACAGGAACTATTGGTTTTGTGAAAGATGCAAAacatcatattgatattcaaGGTTTCAATGTTTATCACAAGAATAGGCTTATTAAGCCTTTCTGGAGGGTCTGGAATGCTGCGGGAAGTGATGGTCGCGGTGTGATAGGCGTCTTAGAGGCTAATTTTGTGGAACCAGCTCATGATAAACAGGGGTTTGAGCGCACAATTGTCCTTGCCAGACTCGAGGCACGCCTACAATTTATACAGAAGAAGTATTGGTCTTCAAACTGCCATTTCATTGGTTATGCTAAGCGCCGCAATGTAAAGAACACTGCTGTCTCTCCAGATCAGGAACAACCAAACGCCGGGCACACAACCTGTAATGATGATGGATCTAATTTGAAATCGTCCAGAGTAGAACGCGAGAGGGGACCAGTTCATTCTTCAATAAAGGACAGTCCGGTGCATGAAACATCCCAGGTGTATGTAGGGTCCAGGAAAGTGACCCAGCCAGTTCAGTTATCAGTACAAGCAAATCAAAATCCATTTATCTCCAACGTCAGCCGCAGAACGTGTCATGATGATacatctaaatcaaaacccactGTAGGAGAACACGAGAAAACGGTACAAGTTCATTCTTCAGTACAAGAAAGAAATCAAACTATGTCTGGAGATCAAACTCAGCAAGTGTGTAGACTGAATAGGCAACCTGATGAAACGCAAGAAAACGCTTCTGTACCTGAAAGAAAATCAGGTTACCCATTTATCTCCAACTCCGGCTACACAACATGTCATTATGATACATCTAAATCAAAATCCATTGAACACGAGAACACGGTACCAGTTCATTCTTCAGTACAAGAAAGAAATCAAACTATGGTTGGAGATCAAACTCAGCAAGCGTCAAAATCAACTAGGCAAACTCTGGGAAATTCAGTTGTGAAGATGGAAGATACTATGCCCGATGACATGAGAGTAGAGAGTAGTAGTACTAAGAATAGTTTACAACAGGTTTTGCATCGTTTGCAGCAGGAAAGAGCCAGGAGTGAGAGTCTAGCTCGCATGCTTTTAGAAGTAAAAGCACGAGCGGCTAAGGAAGAACAGAGTATAAGGCAGCAAGAGAGAGCAAGGAGTGAGACTCTAGCTCGCATGCTTATAGAAGAAAGAGCAAGGGCAGCTAAGGAAGAACAGAGTTTAAGGAGCAAATTAAAGGATGCTTCTGTTATCACACAAGATCTGCTCAACAAAGTGAGGCTGCTAGAAAGTAGCAGGATGATTGTTTCCTGCAAAAGTGAGCGTTAA